The window tctgtCACAGTTATTTTCTGAGTTCTCTAATATTTCAAAGTTCTGAGCAACAACCAACAAATCCTTGGTAAATACTGTCACTCGAGTCattttaagtagttttaaatgacagaaagaAATGATGACATCCTTGCAAAAAGTGTGCTTGATAGTATTCAATGTGTTATACTTGTAAGtacacttatatttattatttttaagtatattatttccataatgaataataattttaaacgtATGCTAAAGTGCACATATTTTGATAAGAGCgaatatttattagaaaaatgtattcacttaCACCAGTTTGACAGATTCTGACCATTTTGCCGATTTCTTTCCCCCATTTAAAGGAACATAAgcgtataaaataaatataagcacCACCTTCTCTCTCGTAACTCTTCCAGACATCCCTCCACACTTTTCTTTAGCAAAACATACTTCATCGCCACTGTCTCTGTTCACAAAATGGAGTGCTTTGACAAAATTCAAAGTTTTCTGCTCGTTTCATTGCCCCACACAGCTCAGGCGTACATCTGGATCAGTGCGTTACCTGAGTCCGCGGCACCTGTGGGAACAGGTCGAGCGTGGTGGGCCTTTTTGGACGGTAGGTATCCATGCTGCCAGGAACGGCCGAGTCCGACGACGTTTTCCTCCTGCGGGCGGCATCAGGAGGATGTGAAGGACGCGTCTCTGCCTGGATCTGACCCGCAGCGCCGGCCTCCGCCCCGTCCGGCCCGCTATTGGGCGCCTGGATCACGTGACCCTGCGGGGATTGCAAAGAACGGCCTGTCGCTCAGAGGAGAGAGGGAATGAGAAACTGAGAGAGGGGCCGCTGACCGGACCGCTAGAGCAAGCAATGACATCAGACTCTGGCATTTTCAGAGCCGCCGAAGCCCAGAGAACAAGAGACGGGGAGGGGTTTGGTACAAAGACCATTCATACGGGTGTTTACTCGCTGCATTACAATGAGACTCATTAACACGTACGGCCCGGCCTGCTCTCGGCTGCAAACACGCAGATTTGAGACGAAACGATGAAAAAAGCAAAGTTACCGTATTTTTACCGTGAACTTGCATCAGTTCAGTGCGCTGGGAAACGTAAAGGTTTAGCTGTGCATGACGGGAATGAATAACAATTCAAAGCGCGTTGGCGTCCAAAACAGGTGTTTTggattgtaattatatttcacgCTATTACCGAAACCGAACGGGAGGCAAAACAAATACCGCTCTCACGCGAACAGCACTTCCACTCGATCCATGCCCATAAATTATTAGATCGTTTGGTTTTAAAAGTAGCGTGTCACTTTGGCTGCTACTCAGGGCTAACAGTCATGCATTGCGCGCCGGTGTGGGACTCTACTGctgaatgccatttttttttattagcctGTAAAGCACCACAGAGTTTTCGTGGACTGTTTTATTCACGGTCCTGCGATCCGTATTGACTTCAGGGGTCGCCGGGTTGGGTCCGGCTCTGATCGAACACGCCTGAAGAGGCCGGTCGAGGTGTTTCTGGGTAAACTTGAGACTCCCAGGAGGCTCtctggagctgaactctgcaggacaccggctcTATCTGCTGAGCGAGTAAAGCATAACTAAATACTATAGAGAGGACACTGTTGGCTGTCTGACATTTCCACTAGATCTGTTCACGAACGTGTCGCTCACTAGCTCCGCCTGGAGGCGTAGTGGTGTAGCGCGCGGGAAGCTCACTTCCTGAACAGAGAAACACCTAATAAATCTGATCATTATCAATATTAGAAAGCGGTCAGGTTTAGAACGAAAGTGTGTGCTGGATTGGAGCATTCAGTGATTTTTCATTGATGTTTCCTCACCTCAGATTCATGGTGTCTGGACCTCAGGTCGAATTCGTCCTTGATTTCTGTGATTTCAGACAGGTCCTCATCTTCGAATCCGTCCAAGCCTATGTCGTGAGTCAACCTGTAAGAAGCAACATACTactgtgaaaaagaagtgtacTTAGCTTGTAGTGTGCGTTAGATACTTCcaaaacaagtttatttttcaaaaaacgGTACCAGTAGATCATGTAACGCTAGTGAAATAAGAGGCCACTTAAGTGACTTAAAGAGAGACACTTAAGCgcacttttaaaaagtgacttttGCAAAACTTtgaagtttaattttaaatcgtTGTGTTTAACTAATATTTAAGTGCGCTTATTTTGACGCGTTGACACACGTTAAGCACTTAAGAATGATTTTAACCACAGCGCTAtcagtattacatttaaagtcaaccttaattattacaaatgatgcaaatgtttaaatacacgATATccagtttaattataaaaaatattgaaatgcaCAACGTTTGAGTTTCAGCGGAAATGacattaaagcatattttaaataaatgaaaaacttttttttactttgatgtCGTTTAAATTCAGACtatactacattttaattaacctgcacttaaatgaccaaaaatacTACATGCAGTTTACACTTGAGtatattcttttataaaatatactgctTAAAAGTACTTATGTGCCATCTTCCATTTGCACAGGggtttctttaatattaaacgTTATTCTTTTAAACAGCCTGGATTTAGTCGCTGCGATGTAAAATGCCTGTTTATTTGGAAAACAGAAGCTATTGCTAATTTGAcgtgcaaaaatacatttaaaggataatgaaaataatgctgCGTatattttgtctgaaaggaaGCAGTGACTTGGCAGACGTCACAGGTCACCTGACAGCGCCGCCATGATGCATGTAGTCCGTCCGGACTGTTTATGCTCCACACATGCACGCTTATTTCAGTCACCTAGTAAAAGCACCTGCATGATTTCAGCTTTTCTATGTGGCGTGAAAGAGCTCGCGGCGTGCAACATGCACGTTTCCATGCccctttcaaaataaaagtctgttgTCGCGGCACCGCAATGAATAAAATCTGTATTATAAAATGAACTACAAAATAATTGAGCTCATACAGATTTCTATCCAAGTCAGTATACAAACGAAcgaaaaaaaacgaaaataatatttcatacaaAGGTCCTTGACATAACAGCGTCGCTATGCAACACAAATAATGATCTGCAAGGGATGCTGCTCCTGCCGCTCGTTGAACACAGAAGCATTTCACATGCGATgccgctaaaaaaaaaacactaagcTCTTACCATTTCTCCCATTGCTCCTCTGACCATTCCTCTTTGCCGTCACCGTTGGAGTCCATTCTGTGAGCAGTGCAGCATGGGATTGTGTTGACATCCAGTCAAAGCTCAGCGCCTGCCATTcgagcctctctctctctctctctctctttctctctgaagtCAGTTCAGACCGATTGCAAACGGCACATGCGTCTCCAGCATCCTCATGCGTGGTGTACGACAACGAGGTCTCGATGAACGCTGCATTTTTCTGGCCGTGCGTGTCTGCCCTTGCTCATGTGTTTACCTGCATCCTCGCTGGGCCGCCCAGACCCGGGCCGCTGGAGAACACAAGcagaaatggcaaaataaaagctttgcgGAGTCAGATCCGAGAGGGATGCTGCATGACAGCGTCCTTCTGCtgatgcataataataataatcatcatgcGGTCCATCCAATAGCAGCCGTGTGTTTTACAACATCACCCCTCCTCTCTGCTTCTCGTCTCCTGTGTCGCCCatccccatctctctctctctctctctctctctgtgtgtgtgtgtgtgtgtgtgatgcgaGGTGTTATGTCGTACGTGTGTGGGTGCAACCAATTCATAACCACTCTTCAAGGCCAAACAGCaacacaccggagagaaactgaaaaaacaaaacaaaaaaaaaacgtttcagGAAATGTTAAGAAAGTGACCTTTTGAAAAGCATTTCGGAAACATGCCTGCGTTCGGTTGATTGAAAGAAACGCCAAAATGCCTTCAACCCTCAGATCATCCAAGACGTAGACAGGTTAGTCGCGGGTCAGATCTGGAGATCCGCTtgctcctctgcagtgaatgggtgccgtcagaatgagaggcCTGTTAATGTGAAAGATCACATTAATCTGCACCGCTCTGATTCAGTGTGTGATCTATAACAATACTTCATCCGGTGAAAAGCTGCGTCTTCTCGTGTCCTCTCGTGTATTTGAACCCTTTTGCATGTTTCTCCGCCGATTCCAGTGAGACGGCTTTTTCACCGGTGAAAGCCATATCATGAATTACGGAGATGTTATTTAGCCAAACACGATGGAAAACGTCTTAAAGATggttttgtttcttataaaccTGCAGCGGCTGTCCACTCGAGACGTTAACTGATAGATGGAGTGGTGGGGAATTATTATTTACCAGCTGTTTagattctcattctgacggcacccatccactgcagaggatctgCTGCTGAGCAAGCGGCACATTTATCTTCAAATCTGAGGAAGAAACTAACTCTTCTACATTAAGGATTAAGAGTGAGGCCATTTTCAGTaatcacactctctctctctctctctctcggtctcacacacacacacacacacactctctctctctcagacacacacacacactctcgctctctctctctcacacacacaccactctctctctctctctctcagacacacacacactctctctctctctctcagacacacacacacacacacacactctctctctctcacacacactctctctctctctctgacacacacacacacactctctctctctctcagacacacacacactctctctctctctctctcagacacacacacacacactctctctctctctctctgacacacacacacacacactctctctctctcagacacacacacacactctctctctctctctcacacacacacacacacacactctctctctcacacacactctctctctctctctctgacacacacacactctctctctctctctctctcagacacacacacacactctctctctctctctctctctctctgacacacacacacactctctctctctctctcacacacacacacactctctctctctctctctctcagacacacacacacactctctctctctctcacacacactctctctctgacacacacacacacacactctctctctctctctctcacacacacacacactctctctctctctcagacacacacactctctctctctctctctctctctctcacacacacactctctctctctctctctctctctctctctctctctctctctctcccacgaAGAATCTTTAACATGCATGGAATATTTCGATTGCACTCAATGTGTAACCTtcagttttatgcatttttatcccttctttcacTCTGCGCAATCTCCTGTCGAAATATTAAAGATTCTTAAAGGGACCGTGTGCAAATAAACAACCTTTATCGTGTACAGGAGACGGACAAGGGAGTTATTACACGCAGTTGGTGAGGTTAGTGCAACACGGgagttaaatgcatttcttccctgttatttaaaaaagtagaaaacccACAGAAAAATAACCCAATATGCGTCAAACCCCAGCGAGCGCTCCTCCAGTCCAGCTGGGCGCAGTAATGCTTTACAAACCTCCGGGATCCTCgcaaaagaaacacaaacatgcGGCATCTTCACGCTTCTTTTGTGATAGAGACGCAgatctgaatgaatgaatctgaaTTTCGGCGACACACGCGCCTGAACCGAGAAGAAGGTGAAATGAGAGAATAACCACGGCATCGTGAAAACAGGTGAGAGTTTAGATGAACGAAACGACGACTTTCCTCCGAGTGACCTTTCTTTCTCCGTTTAGATGCAAAATCAGCTTTGGATGACAACTTATTTGATTCTGGCGGCGCGCGCGAGGGCTCTTCTCTGCGGGGTCTAATTTAATTCGCTTGTGTTTATTCTAGTGATTTTATCGCATTGCCGCCGGCTGGAAAGACACAGAGCAGCTTTTGTCGGCGAACTGCCACGCAGACAGACGGACAGTCCTTCTCGGTTAAAACAATCGTTGTTTGGAAACGTctgtgagggggaaaaaaaacaattcgcGCCGGTGAAATAAATACCGCGAACGCCGATTTCCGTTGATCCAACATCCGGGGATTTTAGCAATAAAAtcgataattaaaaaaaataaatccgcACCTTAAACTGTTcaatacttaattattttttccagcTCAGTTTTTTGGATGCTCacaaattaataacaataataattaataagcatTTCCATCgccaatattttattgtttgagcACCTCTGACGTCAAACgactattaataaataatataaataaataaacgaaaacgctttgtttttttcattacgAAGTCAGTTTAGAGTAGGAACTTCTGATAAATTGCAGTTTTACCATCCTGACCGATATTAGcgtttttaatatgcaaaccGATTCTCTGCCGCGTGACTGAATGTGCTTTGAAAGAAACGAGTGAAGCGGAAATCATCGGCTAGTAGTTTAGTGTTTAGATACAGACTATCTGAAGCTCACTGAAGAAGGGCTGGACAGGCTGAAGATTAAGAGACATGCTTGTTTAATCTGTTCACTGAATATAAATAGGCCCATCACAAATAAAGAGTCTCCACAGTGAAGAAAAGGACAAATCTTTCAGATTTATTGATTGTGATGCACAGAAAGTTACGCTTAAGATGGTACTGTTGGttaattttaagattatttgattgtattttgtCTTAAAGAGCATGCGATCAGATTAGTCCCACAATCCCTCCCGGTCTTGAGTACGAAACCACAAGAgctctgcattttttttgcttgcgTAAacgttttaatgttaattattgcaTCTTAAGCTAATCAGATGTGCTTTTAAATTGaactaaaacattttgagtCCACTGGAATGGATAAGTGTATGAATATCGAGAAACGGCTCAATGGCGTTGGATGGATATCTTGATAAAGTTACGATTTTTATGTAGTATTTGCTATATTGCCCATCCAATCATATAAAATCCCTTTCActagatatttttttcccaCGCAGACCTCGAATGGAAGCACTAGAGCGGTCACTAAAGAGTTAATCCATTGGCATTCCCTGCATATCTGCAACCTAAACTCCCAGCATCACCTCCCTCGTGTTATTCTGTTAGCGTGTAATGGTTTGTGGATAAACTGTTTGCGTTTCATTACTTTGTTTCCCGTGAAGATAAGGTGTGAGCTGCTGGGAACAGACGGCTTGGTTTTTCACAGTGGCTCTTTGTTTTCACACGTAAATGGGAAGAAACGTCCTCCAGAGTTCTTTCCTTCTTATGCATTCGAGCAAACCgatgtgaaaaagaaaagcacgCTTgagcatgcttttaaaaatagacTGAGTGCTTATGAAAATCATGTATTTGTAAAGAACGTACTTAAGTGTGACGGTTTATAGACATAGTTGCACGTTaactgcaattaaatgaaaacgtgTTTCAGATGCGATTTATATTAAACAAGTTTTCTGACCCACttaaataattttgtgcatCTATATAATATTTCTGAATGTACTGACGAGCTTTTATGATAAACCAAGTTATACTTTGtctattatattgtattttaatttgttacgAAGTTGCAGTTTAGTAAATGTTACTGTTTAATGTCGTTAAACgcgttttaaaataataaagtgcatCGACGCGTCAGATGTCAGAAGATTTTAAAAGACGATTTAAGTGtgctttaaagtaaaatatttatttaatttttaaaagctcatttaaGTTTAAGAAAAGGTCTTAAGTGGCTTTTATTTCTGTAACGTCCcaagtacacttccataatataattaaagtgCTTTGTTTTCACGCCtgttttgtacttaatatactaaaaaggGTTTTTTTAGTACTTAAGATAAATTTAcgatcatctaagtgtacttaagtgctgtttttttagacaccatgaatatgaaccAAAACGCACTTTTAACATGCtatcttttttaaaagtgtatttagtCACCACTTGTAGAACACTTGAAACCATCTTTCTCAAAAtagtacacttagatgatcttaagaagtactaaagaataatgttttgtatattaagtacaaaagtAGTACGTTAACATTACGGaagagtacttttttttttttttcctgggaTTACATGatgtatattttaagatgtgaaATACACTAGAAGTTCACATTCAGTACAGTTAAGCGCGCTTCTTTTCAAGTCTTTTATTTCATGCACTTCCTGTCGTCGGGTGACCTCTTTTTAAGATCCAGTTGCCTTCTGATCACTGTTTTTCAAAGGAGGTGTTTCTTTCCTATGATTCAGACGTGGAGTTGCTGTTAGAGACTGTATTTGTTTACTATTAAGCTCACTAGTGTCCAATGACTCCAGTAGTAATACGTCACcctctcatctgtgtgtgtgagtcatgAAGGGTTTGGTTGAGTCACGTTGTGCTTTGCATCGTTTCCTTTAACTGCCACTTCCTTCAGCTACACCAACTAACCCCTGCGCCGTAATAACACACACTCGATCACTTCGTACATCGTCCCTTTCCGcttgtagcacacttgaatCCATGTTTCATATTCCAGTTTTTTCAAATGCACTACGTGGTAactatatacatgttttttagTTGGGAGAAAGTAAGGTAAAAACCTGTTATAGAGTATAAATACCGCAGTTAAGTGCTCTTAACCCCCGCTTTCTCAGACGAGGCTTAAACCTGatcctaaaatgtaaatctgagctgtttcaaccgAAACAAacgtactttttattttattttaatagcagtGTGCGTTGTTGAATTTGCtagattttcttgtttttaaattagttttatgcCGTAAACGTGtgttctggcaaccacagccaCTGCAATGGTTTTTGTAAAAACTGCTGATTTTTACGGTGTAAACGTCCTCAGACAGCTCAGCTAAATCagagcgtgtgtgtctgtgtgtgtgagcatgtgtgtgtgaggaaccTGCTGTGACGAGAaagctcctcctcctctctctgttCCTCATTTGTCAAAGTAACGCCATGTTTgtccacacgcacacacacacgcacacacactgttaATGAGTGAAGTGTGGACACGCTGTAGCTGAAGCAGTCATGGACGGACGCTTTTCTTTCGGGGGTCGGTCCTGCGGAGGGAACCCGGTGCGTCTCCTACGTCTTTTCTTTGTTCGGAGTAAATGAAGGTAAAGGTGTGCTATTTTTGTTCCTCGTTCTGTTCTGCGCAGCTCAGTGGTTTCCAGAAGCTGTTTTAGACCGGCGTTTGGTTCGGCTCACGGATGTTTCATGGGTTAAGAGACCTGCTCGGAGCTCTTGTATGTTGATGGCTGGATGTAAAGCTTGAATTGTTTTAATGATTGAGTGTTTCTCGACAGCTGCCACCCGcacaatgagcccaagagaagaCACCCCTGCAGACCGGTATGTCCTTGTACAGAATACACTGAAACTGAAGGACTGGTTTGGTGCCGGTGTGCTTTTTTTGAAGGGCAGGGACCGggtttaattgctttaaaagcGTTTAAGTGAGTCGACGGAACAGACTGTAATCAGGCTAATAGCTTTCCGTCATTGCCTGGAGAAATATCCTGCTTGTTTGTTGCGGAAAAAGTTCCcttgtgatatttatttatttatttattttgaatgtaaatcACGGTTattaatgaagatattttatatctatattaaggtagtcattgaaataaaaaaaaaaaaaaaaaaaaatatatatatatatatatatatatatatatatatatatatatatatatatatatatatatatatatatatatatatatataatattgtataaaaatatagaaaaatataataaaagaaacaaagaacaTTGATAAATGTatacaacaaaatgtattaatatcgAAACTACACTTAAGGTGGAAATTGGaaatatagaaaaaacattagcattacaTATTTAGGGATGTAacgtcatttatttatttatcttatgtTTAATAGAATATACTGACCATTTATTAATGCGAGTTGGGGAGGACTGATATGAATATAATCATGGAAGGGCTGTGTGTTTctacatacagtaaaaataaataaataataataataatgttgtggTAGTCTGAGTATGTGAGGGCAGACTGTATAGACGggaagatgtttttgtttctgtaaaatgtGGTGGTTTGCTGTGCTTCAGGCCGTGAGACTTCCTGTTGTCTTTTTCCACTGTTTAGCGGCTTCCTCGTGGGAGTCATATTCTTCATTCTTGGCCTGGGAACGCTGTTGCCATGGAACTTCTTCATGACGGCATCTATGGTAACGGAATGtggaaaatattcaaaatcCTGGATTCCCGGGAAAAGCGCAGGGTGCTCTCAGGAAACACTCGAACGGCAAAGAGGTTTCCGTTTTAAAGGCACTTAATTAGACGGAGAGAAACCCCTCATAGCTCTCTCATGGGCATTgatctctctatttttttttttccaatctgATTTCTCCGATAAGTTCACTAATGGTTTTAACTGGTTACTTGTGGTTAGGCTGgagttttattttctattcctGCACTTACCCTAAGTGTAATATTATCTAaactatgtttatttttcagttttattttttgagcaaTGATAGTAGATAGTGAAATCACAAAACACAGTTGGAGTTCTCACATTTCTAACCTGAGCTTTTCACTCAACGTCTCTTAGTTTTAATCACTCTGAAAAGGGAATTGTTTTAGTGCTAAGGACACcattacattcatttacataGCAGCTTTTTGATCTGTTTAATCTTATCtaattcataaatgtataacTGCTTATTTTAAAGAAGTAATGAAATAGTTTATCAAtcggaaattattattattattaaattgcagctagctgtgtgtgtgtgtgtgtgtatgcatgtatatttgtgtgtgtgtgtgtgtatgcatgtatatttgtgtgtgtgtgtgtgtatgcatgtatatttgtgtgtgtgtgtgtgtgtatgcatgtatatttgtgtgtgtgtgtgtatgcatgtatatttgtgtgtgtgtgtgtatgcatgtatatttgtgtgtgtgtgtgtgtgtgtgtgtgtgtatgcatatgtgtatgtgtatgcatgtgtgtgtgtgtgtgtgtgtgtgtgtgtatgtgtgtgtgtgtgtatgcatgtatatgtgtgtgtgtgtgtgtgtatgcatgtatatttgtgtgtgtgtgtgtgtgtgtgtgtgtgtgtatgcatgcatatatatttatacatatgtgtgtgtgtgtgtgtgtgtgtgtgtgtgtgtgtgtatgcatgtatatgtgtgtgtgtgtgtgtgtgtgtgtatgcatgtatatttgtgtgtgtgtgtatgcatgtatatatatttatacatatgtgtgtgtgtatgcatgtatatttgtgtgtgtgtgtgtgtgtgtgtgtgtgtgtgtgtgttttatctacACTGACCATCAGACACTAGTATTGAATGTTCTAGGATGTAGTGTTTGTTTTAAGCCGCTGTGTTGATCGTCTCAAAATGTCTCATACTTGTTTTCCCCAGTATTTTAACAACAGACTCAACACGTCTGAATGGAGTAACGGGACAGTGACCACCAGGAAGGAGTACTACTTCAACAACTGGATGACTCTGCTATCCCAGCTGCCTTTGCTGCTGTTCACGTTGCTCAACTCTTTCCTCTATCAGTGGTGAGAACGGTTTCTTTCCCCTCCTCTCCTTCCTGGAGGCCGCAGCGTGTTCTCAAACGGGTCCCCGTGTGTTTCAGGATCTCCGAGAAGGTGAGGATAGCGGGCAGCCTGGTCTTCATCctgctcctcttcatcctcacCGCGGTGCTGGTCAAGATCCCGATGGAGGAGGACCGCTTCTTCTCCGTCACCATGGCAACCATCTGGTTCATCAATTGTTAGTAACTCGATGAACGTCAGCCTCATGATGCAGTGCacgcagaaataaatgacattttacaaaacGGCTGTTATGAGCTGTAATAATGTTTACAGTTTTTCGCTGTATCTCGTGTCTCTGCAGCGTTCGGGGCCGTGTTGCAGGGAAGTCTGTTCGGTCTGGTGGGTTTATTGCCGCAGAGGTACAGCGCTGTCTTCATGAGCGGACAGGGCCTCGCCGGGACGTTCGCCGCTCTCGCTATGATCTTCGCCATCGCAAGTGAGACTGCGTTATTTTACTACCATTCAAATACTCTTTTCAGTTGTTCTGGAAGCTCTGGTGCTGTTTTGCatattgatgtgtgtgtgtgtgtgtgtgtgtgtgtgtgtgtgtggtgacagGTGAAGCTGATAGTGAGTCTGCAGCTCTGGGTTATTTCATCACTCCGTGTGTCGGGACCCTCGTCACACTCATCAGTTACATGCTGCTGCCGAAgctggtgagtgtgtgtgtgttgtactcCTGTGCATCTCTTAGTCGGCTGTGTctgacactgtgtgtgtgtgtgtgtgtgtgtgtgtgtgtgtgtgtgtgcaggagtTTGCAAGGTTTTACCTGAACAACAAAAGCAAGAGTTACGAGCTTGAGACGTCCAGACAGCTGCTGCCTACAGGTCAGACGGGTCATTTCACCAGAGAtgatacaaaacacacacacacacacgtctgctAGCCTGCCTTCAAAAATAGTGCTTATTAAAGGAAAATACTTATATAATACTGAATGAATTTCATGTtaattgcaatatataaataataaataataaattatatatatatatatatatatatatatatatatatatatatatatatatatatatattattattattattattat is drawn from Puntigrus tetrazona isolate hp1 chromosome 7, ASM1883169v1, whole genome shotgun sequence and contains these coding sequences:
- the LOC122348948 gene encoding equilibrative nucleoside transporter 2 isoform X1 produces the protein MSPREDTPADRGFLVGVIFFILGLGTLLPWNFFMTASMYFNNRLNTSEWSNGTVTTRKEYYFNNWMTLLSQLPLLLFTLLNSFLYQWISEKVRIAGSLVFILLLFILTAVLVKIPMEEDRFFSVTMATIWFINSFGAVLQGSLFGLVGLLPQRYSAVFMSGQGLAGTFAALAMIFAIASEADSESAALGYFITPCVGTLVTLISYMLLPKLEFARFYLNNKSKSYELETSRQLLPTDAAEDSVKTGDPSPASVANGNPSPAENDEEEAVKQAFITLPSPQKSSVLQVFRKIWVMAFCVTFVFTVTLSVFPAVTVDVKTLYGGKWERYFIPVVCFLFFNVMDFFGRTVTLVSKWPSRDSRLFPALVVCRVIFVPLLMMCNVQERNYTPVLFSNDAMFAAIMVLFSVSSGYFVCLSMTYAPQLVEPKDGETAGALMTFFLALGLSLGAAVSFPLRFLI